CGGCCTTCGAGCGGTCAGTGAGCCCGGCGACAGCAGGGACGTGGTTGAGTTCGTCCGCCAGGTCCGGGTAAATCATCCGCGCGAGTTCGACGCACATCATGCCCGTCGTGATGCGGTAGTCCTCGTCGTGCATGTACGGGTTCACGTGCTCTTCGACGAGCGGTTCGACCGCCTCCGGGTCGGGGTGGTGGTGGTCGACGACGACGATTGGGATGTCGTAGTGGGCCAGGTTCTGGTAGGCCGGGATGTCCTCCTCGGTGCTGCCGTTGTCGAGCATGAGCAGGAGGGGGAGTTTCTGGCCGTGTCGGGCGCGGTCTTCGAGCGAGAAGTTCAGGTCGCGGACGACGTCCTCCATCTCGTAGAACGGTGCCTTACTCGGCAGGCGCTTGAGCAGGTGGCGCGGTGCCGATGGGTCCTGATGGGTCTCCTCGATGAAGCGCTCGATGGCGAGTTGGACGGGGACGCTCGCGCACATCCCGTCACCGTCTGCGTGGTGGCGCATCTTGATGGGGCGCCCTTCGAGCACGGTGCGTCGCAGGAGCGTCGCCACGCGCTTCAGGTCGGGTCGGAGTTTCTCGAACGCGGGCCAGTCGATGAGCGGGTCGACGTCTGCAGCCTCGGCGCGTGCGTCGAGGGCGGTTTCGAGTCGGGCTGCGACCTCGGTGGCTTCCTCGCCGTCGAGGGCGTCGATGTTCGAGGCTTCGACCTGAATCGCGTCGTCGCGCGAATCGACGACGCCCGTGACGCGAACCACGTCGCCGACTTCGATGTCGGGGTAGGCGCGGACGCCAGCGTCTTCGAAGGCTGCACACGGGACGACGGCCGTCTCGTCGCGCACCTGGAAGATGGTCGGGCCGCCGGTCTGTTTGATCTGGACGACCTCACCCTCCAGATGGATGGTGTCGGTCGAGGACGGGGTCAGCGAGTCGGCGTCCGAAATCTCGTAGTCGTGGGCGACGGTGACTGTCTCGTAGTCCGGGAGGTCAGCGACGGTAAAACTCAGGTCGCCGTTCTCGCGAATTTCGGTCAGGTAGACGATGAGTTCGTCGCCGACTTCGTAGCTTCCGTCGAGTGCGGACTCGTGAACCAGACCGGATACTTCGTCGGAAATATCGACGAAGATGCCGTAGTCGACGACTCCGTTTACGGTTGCGTGGTAGTACTCCTCGGCGGTGACGTCTTTCAGCGTACACTCCGCAGCGAGGTCATAGACAACAACCCGGTCAGAAGAACTTGCGCCGGCAGTATCGCCGGCATCGGGTGGTGATGACATTCTTATTTCTCGTTTGGCTTTGCTCCGTTTAACGCTTTGCAAACGGTGTCTCGCGTATGCGAGGACTCGGCCCAAATTAGCGACGCGTATCGTACACAGCGGCGGCGAGCGCGTCCCGGTGGCCTTCGTTCGGCCCGCCGGCGATTGTGAGGAGTTTCGCGTCCCGAAGGTAGCGTTCGACGTGTCGTTCGGTGGTGTAGCCGATGCCACCGTGCAGTTGCATCGCCTCGTTTGCGTTCTCGACCGCCGCCTCCGTGGCGTGGATTTTCGCCATGTGCAACGCACCGTCGAGCGGGACGCCGCGGTCCGCACGGTCGGCGGCGTGAAGGGTGAGCAACCGGGCGGCATCCACCCGCGTCGCCATCTCGCCGACCCGCCACCGGAGGCCCTGCTTGTCGCTGAGCGGGCGACCGAACTGCTCGCGCTGGCTGGTGTGGGCGACCGTCTTTTCGAGTGCCGCGCGAGCGATGCCGACGCCCCGTGCGGGGACGTTGAC
This sequence is a window from Haladaptatus sp. QDMS2. Protein-coding genes within it:
- a CDS encoding DHH family phosphoesterase yields the protein MSSPPDAGDTAGASSSDRVVVYDLAAECTLKDVTAEEYYHATVNGVVDYGIFVDISDEVSGLVHESALDGSYEVGDELIVYLTEIRENGDLSFTVADLPDYETVTVAHDYEISDADSLTPSSTDTIHLEGEVVQIKQTGGPTIFQVRDETAVVPCAAFEDAGVRAYPDIEVGDVVRVTGVVDSRDDAIQVEASNIDALDGEEATEVAARLETALDARAEAADVDPLIDWPAFEKLRPDLKRVATLLRRTVLEGRPIKMRHHADGDGMCASVPVQLAIERFIEETHQDPSAPRHLLKRLPSKAPFYEMEDVVRDLNFSLEDRARHGQKLPLLLMLDNGSTEEDIPAYQNLAHYDIPIVVVDHHHPDPEAVEPLVEEHVNPYMHDEDYRITTGMMCVELARMIYPDLADELNHVPAVAGLTDRSKAEAMEQYIDLAEAEGYTEDDLWNIGEALDYEAYWLKYNDGRDLINDILNVACDDEERHRKLVEFLSSRAERDVEKQLDSVMPHVEHEVLDNDAHLYRIDLERHAHRFTYPAPGKTTGEIHDRKVKETGESVITIGYGPDFTVLRSDGVRLDIPNMVQELNEEVKGGGVSGGGHLVVGSIKFVKGMREEVLDALVEKMAAAEIDEELRSTIVTHD